The sequence below is a genomic window from Leisingera sp. M658.
GAAGTGGATGCCGTCGTTCAGGCCGTCACCAACGTTCATCTTCTCGACCGCAGCTTTCAGCTTCTCCGCAAAGGCATCGTAAACGCCGGCCTGCACATAGATCCGGTTGGCGCAGACGCAGGTCTGGCCGTTGTTGCGGAACTTGCACATGATGGCGCCCTCAACCGCGGCGTCCAGATCAGCGTCGTCAAACACGATGAACGGCGCATTGCCGCCCAGCTCCATCGAGCATTTCATCACCGTGTCGGCGGCCTGGCGCATCAGGATGCGGCCGACCTCAGTCGAGCCGGTAAAGGTCAGCTTGCGCACGGCGTCGTTCTCGCAGAACTCCTTGCCAATTTCAGACGCGCGAGAGGAGGGCACGACGTTGAATACGCCCGCCGGAATGCCTGCGCGATCCGCCAGAACTGCCAGCACGGTGGCGGACAGCGGGGTCTCGGCGGCGGGGCGGGCGACAAAGGCACAGCCTGCGGCCAGCGCCGGGCCGGCCTTGCGGGTGATCATCGCATTGGGGAAATTCCACGGTGTGATCGAGGCGGCCACACCGATCGGCTGCTTCAGCACGGTGATGCGCTTGTCGCGCTGGTGGCCGGGGATGGTCTCGCCGTAGATCCGCTTGGCCTCTTCGGCGAAGAATTCAATGAACGACGCGCCATAGGCGATCTCGCCGCGGGATTCCGCCAGCGGCTTGCCCATCTCGGCGGTCAGAATCACTGCCAGGTCTTCCTGGTTTTCCATCATCAGGTCGTACCACTTGCGCAAGCAGTTGGCGCGTTCCTTGCCGGTCCATTTGGCCC
It includes:
- a CDS encoding NAD-dependent succinate-semialdehyde dehydrogenase — translated: MLDATTDLKSLLKDPSLLETRGYIGGQFAEGESTFDVKNPARGDVIASMADISRAQVAGAIAQAEAAQKDWAKWTGKERANCLRKWYDLMMENQEDLAVILTAEMGKPLAESRGEIAYGASFIEFFAEEAKRIYGETIPGHQRDKRITVLKQPIGVAASITPWNFPNAMITRKAGPALAAGCAFVARPAAETPLSATVLAVLADRAGIPAGVFNVVPSSRASEIGKEFCENDAVRKLTFTGSTEVGRILMRQAADTVMKCSMELGGNAPFIVFDDADLDAAVEGAIMCKFRNNGQTCVCANRIYVQAGVYDAFAEKLKAAVEKMNVGDGLNDGIHFGPLINMEAVEKVQEHIADATSKGGEVILGGNPSELGGSFFQPTIVKGATPDMAFAKDETFGPLAPLFKFEDEDEVIAMANDTIFGLASYFYAKDLSRVYKVAEALEYGIVGVNTGIISTEVAPFGGVKQSGLGREGSHHGIEDYLEMKYICMAV